The DNA region GGAATTCCAGGAAAGACAGAGACAGGAAGCCTGACAGTCTGCAGAGGTGCGTCATCTGAGAAGGGAGAAAGTATAGTTAACCCTGTAGCCATGCAACTACGCTGAAGGAAACCTATAGAAAGCCTTCAAAATTCAAGGCAGAAGAGAGTATGTAGGTCATGGTTTCTAGAATCTCTAAGTAGAAGACAAGCTATTGCTTCACTGAGTACATCTTCCAACACTGTAGAATTTATATTACCGTACAAAAAGAACAACTTATTTGGCTTTCCCTTTACAGATAGGTGTCTGCTGTCACACAAATACCAAATCTCTTGTTGTCATCTTAGGTTTCACTGATTCCAGTTTCCTAACGCTGCTGAGGAAGATGCCAGACATTGAACAACTTTATGGTCTTCATCCCAGGTACCTTGAAAGGCGCAGAGTTCGTGGCCATGAAGCTTTCAGCATTCCTGGAGTTTTAGAGGCTTTGCAAGCCTGCCCAAATCTTCTGGTGAGTGGTTAGACTCAAGAAAGAACATCCTTTGGCAGCTGAGATGATGCATGTtaacagagcagaagaaatgtgGCAGGGACTCATTGCTTACAGGGCTTCATGTTCAGACCTGGGCTGCATATTCAGATCTGGCTGTACAGAATAGCAGTTAATTGTGACATATTTGCATATGAGTACTATTTTAGTTTCACCAGTGGGAATCACATGTGCTCTGAAGTTcagaaatgaattaaaattctGATCCCTCTGTTAAAAAGACAAGTCTTTCTAcaaattaaaagtgaaataacACATTGCATCATGTATAGTGTGTTATTGAGACGTTTATGTGGTTAAGAGGATATTGTTGCTTGAACTGGTGTTAGAGCAtctgctttgcttccttttatcCAGGGTGTTGAGACCTCTCATTTAGAGCTGGTGGAAGCTATTTGGACGTACATGCCACAAGTTCACATTTTAGGGAAGTTTCGTAATCGTAATGGTGCTTTTCCAATTCCTCCCGAGAACAAGCTGAAAATTCCTATAGGAGCTAAAATTCAGACTTTGCACTTAGTAGGTGAGTGTGGTAATGGTGAAGTAATTGGCTTAAACACAGGTGAATTTAAAGGCTTTGAAACTCTGCAAGGTTGTAATTCTTTTTAAGAGAGGGAATTTGGAATGTGGCATTTTTGAAATACTAGTTGCTATATATATGTTAGCAGTTCCAAAAAGCAAATTCTAAAAAAATTGCATTGACAAACTGAGGTGAGGAACTTGTGTTTTATAATGGTTACAGCTTTTCTCACATGCCACATAGCAAAGAAAAGATTTCCGTTTAAAAGCCAGAATGTTAATCCAAAGAAATTTATCCTAGGGTTTATAGTTTAAAGCTtgcttaaaatgtttgttttgtttgtgtattGTTAGGGGTGAATGTCCCTGAGATTCCTTGTATCCCAATGCTGAGGCACCTTTATTTGAAGTGGGTGAGACTCACCAAACCACAGCCTTTTAAAGATTTCCTTTGTATCAGCTTACGTGCTTTTGTCATGAGGAACTGTGCCGGTAAGAAGGATTCATATATAGAGGGGATGGTTTAGCATGTAGGAAATCTAATTCTGTTAAAGCTCAATAGGCAACAAATGGGAATGGAAATCTTGAAATAGAAAATTCTGAAATGAGTCTTTGTTTTATTGATGGTGTTGGGTAAAAATGTACACCTCTCCTGTACGTTATTTGGTGCTACATGGTTCTATTGACTTCCTGATCTAGATGGATGTatgtgaacattttaaaattcttttaacaTGAGATATTTGCTGTTAAGTGAACAACCTTCTTCGTCTGTATTGGTTTGTTCTATGTAGGACCCACAAATTCTCTGAAGTATGTTCCCCTAGTGACGGGCCTGGCTTCTGCTCGAAATTTGGAGCATTTAGAACTGGTTCGTGTTCCATTTCTTGGAGGACTTATCCAGCATGTAGTAGAAGATAGCTGGAGATCAGGTATGAAACTTCTTATCCCTCAGACTTCAAgtgaacaaagaaataaataaaaatattggcaAATAACTGGAGACGTGAAGCTTAGCTAGTCTGTAGCGTATCCTTTCTTgatcattattttaaaggtatCAAGTTTGGAACTATGGTTATGGTGCTAAATATAGCTCTGTTCTGAGAATTGTTTTGACCTTTTAACTGTAATTAACTCTTGACTGATAAGCTAACCTTTCAGTTGCATTTGTTGGTGAGTAGAACTAGCAGAATTGGAGGGAGTTGGGTGCAAATAAGTGTTTTAttgattttctaaaaaaagatgcattttgctAATTCAGTTGTCAAGACAATACTGTTGGAAATTTATAAGTCTTAAGGTTGTGATCTGTGATGGAATTgtgaaagaatgttttttttatttatcaggTGGTTTTAGGAATTTGCACACTATAGTTCTGGGAGCTTGCAAGAATGCACTTGAAGTGGATCTTGGCTACCTCATCATAACAGCTGCACGAAGGTATGTCCTTcagatctttcttttcttcttttcctttttcaaaataagcGTGTTAGTAATGAAGTCCAAGAATGTGAAGAAGCAGAGCAGCCTTCAAAATTTTAAGGAATATACATTTAAACTTTATGTAACAGGAGTGTTCTGCAGTTAAAGTAACTGGTGTTATGTCTGTTCCTGCATCACTTTGTGTCATAAGCTGCCGCCTTAGACCTATATCTGAACAGTGTGGTCCTGTTAGTCTCACAACTATATTGATATGCAACTGCCAAATACTGCTATAAAGATACAACAAATATCGTCTTAATCCTGCCATTgttgaaagaatattttcattttattgtgaAAGAGCAACTTGAGTAGTTTCTATGGCAATTGTGTTTTGGCATGCCTTTTAATAGTAACAATTCTTAATTGCATTCAGGTTGCATGAAGTGCGGATCCAGCCTTCCTTGACCAAAGACggtgttttttctgctttgaagatgGCTGAACTGGAATTTCCACAGTTTGAAACTCTTCATCTAGGATATGTTGATGAGTTTTTACTACAGTGTATGACAtcttttatatacataaataattGGCAAAATATAAGTGTTAAAcaagtttctgtgttttcagtcaTGTTCTAAgagtgattaaaaataatattaatgtaCCCATATTGAGGCTGGTGACCTCATACTGccaaatatgtttttcttcactCCCTGAAAGTCTTACTGAAGTTGTGAAAGTCTCGGCTTTATTAAGCTGAAGTAATAATCTGATCCATTTTGTAAAATTGGACTAAAATAGGGAGTTAGACAATCATGCTATAAAAGGCACATTTCTGAAATTTACTGCTGAGTTTGCTACGATCTTTTTCATAGGTAAAATGACGAATGGAGACTTGGTGAAGTATGGCTTGGCTGATGTGGTTGAAAATCCAGGAATTATTACCGATATTGGTATGAAAGCTGTAAATGAAGTTTTTTCTTGCATCAAATATCTGGTCATTTACAACTGCCCACATCTACATAACCCAAATAATTGGATCACAGGTATTGCACACCTTTGAAATTTTAGAGATATTATATGAATTGCTGTGATattaaaagagaatttttctgcttgtagTACCATTTGTTCTATTTCTTAGTAAGTACAGTAGATGATGCTTGGTTTGGAACCATAATGATGCTGCTAACAGTCAGAATGGAGGTACAGAAAATGCCTGCTCTCAAATTTGGAAAGGATATAATGAAAAGTGAGACAGGAATCCTTCAGGAAATGCATCTCTTCTTTTCCATAGATCATTCAAGGTGGACCCGACTGGTTGACCTCACCCTGGTGCGATGCCATGCAATAAAGCTAGATTCTTTTAGTCAGTTCATTGAGTTATTGCCAAGCTTAGAATTTATTTCTCTGGACCAGATGTTCCGTGAACCTCCTAAGGTGAGTCTTTCAGGGAAtggttttactttttgttgttgccaGCTCATTGGAAATATGGTGAGCTCCACCTGTTAGGCATTCTTTTAGAAGTTGTAATTAATTAAATAGCTTGGTAAGTAAAGGACTTTGGTTTGCAGTTGCTATTATCATATGTTAGGGAGAATGCTACTTTTTCCGCAGATTGGAGCAGTGGCAAGGTATGATCTTGTATGAATATGTGACCAGGAAATAAGACTCATAttgattctgtgtttctgttgaAGTCTTTGCTGCTACTTCATTTTGCGTCTGCTTTCTATATGATATTTCTCATGCTGAGAGTTGGTTTACAATGCTAAGGGTTTTTTATGATTTTGTAGTGGGGGAAATGGGAGTGCTGTTCACCTGTTGGAGTGCTTTCAAAGCTtaggaattttatttcttcatgttgTCCCCTCTCCCACACTTGTAACACAAATCATTTTAACAGCTGTTGTAACATAAAACTGCCTATGTaaaaaaactgctttctttGATCATTGATTCTCTCTTGAGGCTACTGTGTTCTGGGAAGACCATGTAATCTGCTATTTGTGTTGCTCTAATATGATCTCATAGCAAATGAAATGCAACTCAATAATGTAAGGCTATATGCTTTGTGGAGTTCCCTTTCATTAGACGTTTAGCGGAGTGTAAGTTTTCTTGGTTGCCATACTTAAGATGGGGCTCTGCAGTGTGTAGCATGAGGAATTATTAGGGACAACTTCCACATTCTTCATGTGCATATTGTCCTGCTATCCCAGGTACTAATGACagaatgctttttctgttggCGTTGGGATATGTTATTGATAAAATGTGtctgtattttcaaatcttAATAGTTGCTCTTTGTCTTCAGGGTTGTGCTCGTGTGGGCCTAAGTGCAGGCACAGGAATTGGCGTCTCATCTGCTCTAGTCAGCAATCAGAACTCTAACAATGACAATGACAACAACAATAACCACCAGAATAACAATAATCCAAACATCCACCACAACAATCACCAACACCCAAATGACCAGAATGAGGAGAATGACCTGCGGCAAGATGGTcaagctgaagagcagcagatTGCAGCTGAGGGTAATCTCCGACCTTCGGGAACCTTTGTAGGGAGGGATTTTATTTGCGTTGCCACTTAGGTAGGGTCCTAGGGGAGATATATGTTGAAAGCTTGTTACTCTTTTAGTTCCTGTTATGTAACCAATCTTTTCTGAAGGCTGTTTGCACATTCTCTGATACCTGTGTGATACAAGCTATCTGTGTATTGTATCTAGTAGCTGTTACAGGCACCTTACAGTTCAATGATACATGTTAGTATGGATGTTAGCTATGTGGAGTTTCATGTGATACTCCTCTGTGAAAGTGTCAAGTGTTTTGTAGGCTGCTCTGGTCAGAGCTGGGAGTACATCAGTGTCAGAtggtatatttttaaacttctccAGCAAAGGCAGATGTCTCTTGGAGGGAATGAACGTGTAAATCCTAGTTATGCTGCTCACTGCAGTAGAATAAGACTTCTGAGAAGATGTGGAAAATCTGGGAGAAGAAACCCCCAGAGCTTAGGCTGGTGGCTTGGCTAAAGAGATGTAAAACAAATCTGTAAGAGACTTGTGCAACCTAGTGACTCACTGAAGAAATCAAGGCAGCTATTACTTCTTAATGATTCTCTGACTCTCTGTGGGTACCAGTTGAATTCCTTCTGTGCTTAGGGGCTCTGttccttctgtttcctctttttgaCCTCATCTTAATCTTTTCAGCACTGAATGAGATGGAGGAGGTGGCACAGGAAGAAGGGGTGGCCGCTGGGCAGGGCCAGAATGAGCTCCCAGGTCATAGCCAGGCTGTTGTTCCTATGGAGGTGGACGAAGAGCAAGCAGGTAACTGTTTGTTGAAAGAAATTACCTTTGGGTATCCCCTTCTTGAGGGGTTAAATTTTTCAGTATAAGTCTGGTTTTGGATGATTTCCTTCAGCTGTGTTCTCTAGTGTGTGTGGAATAATGATGCTAGCACAGCTTATTGCTGTGAAGAAATCTGttgttttaaattctgttttagaGTTCTGAGTTTTCTTCTACATACGGAGTAAAATACCTTGATTGTAAAGCCTTATTTTTGAGCCCAGTATAATAAAAGACTCAAAGGGCCTGAATGAGCCATGTTTCCTGTTGGTGTTAATGGCCTCACTTCTTTCACTGCAACATATGgattcttttttgccttttttttttttcaagccagaaaaacttgttccagtgttaATTTGTATTAGTGACATCATTAGTGACACACATTAGTCACATAAGGCAGTCTTTGCTGGacaaagtaattttctactAAATATACCAGCATCATGAAGTAACATACATCTGTGCTGGATCTGTTCACTTTTTCAAGATAACTcctgaaaacattatttaactTCATGTTTATTTCTTATGTTATTCACAGGCATATATGTCATTGTGATTGGCTATCGTTAGTAGCCAAGAGAGGTTACTAACAAAGCACACTTATACAGAAGCTTGATAATTCatgcttctccttcctgcttccAGTGGTGGGATTTAGAAGGATAATTGCAGATCTTCTGACTGACATTTCTGTCTTTGTGTTGGAGGTTTCAGAGACTGCTTAGAATATATAGTTGTGCAGTTACTCATCCTATGGTGGAAGAATCTTTAAGCtgttctgaagcagaaaaaagattACAGAAAACCTCTGTCTTGTTTTACATTGTGATACTCTTCCCCTTCCAAACTAGAATGCTTTAATGCTGAAATGCAGTGTTTTGCCCTTcttgtatttgcattttaatgagGGAGCCACAGAATGGGTGGACAAATTGAATCAAATTAATCTCCTGTAGTTTTTTGAAGCAGGTCTAAAAGTTCTTCAGCCCTTTAATCTGTGCTTGGCTTATTTTTACATGAACTGTTGGCATTCTACTGTTTTTAGGGCCAAGTGGCATTCAGCCTGTTGTAAAAGCAGCGCCTATTACTGTCCATGATTCAGACAGtgaggatgaggaagaaaacatggGGACTTCAAGAGCCTGCATCTCTAACACCATTGCACAGAATTACTcagatggagaagaaaaaaacagagatcCAGTGGAAACGAGAGAACCTTCAGGTGTGGAACAGATGGGTCCCTAGGCGCTGTTAAGCAAAACTTATTCTCAAGCTTCAGTCTTTCAGTCTTGTTCAGGTTTATTTCTAGCTTTGTAATATGCATGCTTGTTCGTTTGCCCCCtactcttttcttcctgttataAATCTAGAATGAAGGTGTAAGGACGTATCTTTCTGAGCTTAAATCACATAGTCGCTGTACAGAAATGTAGAAATAGTGGTGCTGCGCTGCTTTGCATGCAGAAACCTGCAGCTTCTCTTTTGAATTTCCAAGTGCACAGAATTTATCATGTCTGTGAAGCCAAATTTGCAGCTATGTTGTCTATAtgattgtcatggtttaaccccgcAGCCACCCACTCACTtctccctcacccagaggggtggggaggagggttggaaaggaatgtaaaactagagggttgagataaaaacaatttaataattgaaatagaataaatgaaagaacaataataacaatgatgacaataacagttataatgaaaaggggaagagaaagaataaaacccagAGAGAAAGCGAGAAAGACACGTGGTGCACAACGTGTCTGCTCACCACCCATCCACCGATGCCCCGCCAGTCCCTGAGCCACGatctgcccatcccagccaaccctCCAGGTATAGATACCAGGCATGCCATCCCATGGTGTGGAATACCgctttggccagtttgggtcagctggcCTGGAgctgtcccccctccccattccttgtgcccctccagccttttcccTACCAAGGCCTGAGCAACTGAGAAGTCtcacatcaaaaccaaaacacagcactgtactagctcttaagaagataattaactccatcctaGATGAAACCAGCATAATGTTTCATCTGTCAAACGGTTGctgctgaaacaaaatgtgaCCTTTGGGGCAAATGCATGAGAGTTGCAGCTGTCTTTTGGTTTACGGGCTCCCTGTGGGAGTGTCCTGAAGGAGACTCTTTAAGATCAACTTTACTTTGGTGAGAGGTTTGGAGGTTAGTTAGAATTCTCAGGGTGATGTTCAGTATGGTCACTTTCTCTTCTGAACAACACTTACTATTACAgcatgtgtatatgtgtgtgtatgtattagTAGTAGTATCAGGTTATGTATTACTACAACTCATTCAGAGTTAAAGGCCTAGAACTTCATGGTAGTATGACAACTACAGAGAGACATAGAAAAGGACATTTCCTGTCTTTTGAGTTTACAGCTACAAGCTGCACATCTGTGGCATGAAGTCAGAGTCCTGGGTCCAGTGCCATGTGATGTACAGTCTTTCCAGAAACAGAGATGATGTGGTATTCCCTGTAGTTTGTATTCTAAGTGAAGTAGTTCTATACATACACAGGAAAGGAGGAAGTTGAATTGTAATCTACAAGTAATTGATAGATGAAGTGCCTACAGTATTAAGCTTTAATGAATATTTAGCTAAGCAGTTAACATAAAAATCCTGCATTGTGAAGAACTGAGAAACTGGTCTGGTACTGgtttaatttctgcaaaaccTGGGACATATCAAAGCTGTAATAGATTAAGTATCTTCCTGTTGTAACTAGCATAGTCTGTACACATCAGTCCCCCTGTCATTTTAGTACATTTCAACAGGGCTGGTAGTTTCAACTTGGAAATCTGTAGAGTGCAGTGCTTGTAGTGTAGATGTTAGTTCTGGTTTGAGGGTTGAAATAACCTGTGTTTGGGGACAATTTGCATAAACTTCTGTAGTGCGAGTAATGTTTTTTCGGGCTTGATTTAGTATAATTAGCTGAGAGGATTAAGACATTAGACATTAAATTCCAATTGTGATTTGTACACTATTTGctaggtttttttatttgtctgtaaACTGAAAGTACTGTTGCCGATGTACACTTTTCCTACCCAGGAGGGGGAGCTAAGGATTGCTGTTGAAAGCATAAGCTTTTGTCCTACCTATGTTACTACTTTGTCAGATTTATTCCTCAtatttgagaaaacagaagtcTGTTATTCATGTGGTTTTCATCTTTTTGTGCTTTGGCCTTTTTAACCAGTTAGCTGCTTTGTGAAAATATTAGCCTCTCTGGCAAATATCTGTCTCATTTACTGACAAATACCACAGCATATCACTGCAAAAATAGCTGCAAGACATTACAGAGATTCAGCAACTGCTAGAAATCTTATTAATTCCCATAACATGTGAATAGCAGCATGGTCTTGACAAGATTTGTCATTAGCCTCTGGGCTGCCTTCTGTTTTAAGTAATCTCTAACAGAGTAGTACTAAGCATTTATTTAAGCTGTGTATTGGTTGTCTCATTGTTCTCTCTTGCTTAACTCTTGCAGTGAGCGGTAAAGGCAAGACACCACTGCGGAAGAGATGCAGTGCCAACCAAGTGGGACAGACAAAGCAGTTCCGTACTGaggaaagcagctgtgaaaaaggTTGTCAAGTAACAAGCGAGCAGATTAAAGCAGACATGAAAGCAGCAAGTGACATGCCTGaaaggaacaaaagcaaagattCTTACCCAGGTTGCAGTAATGCTACAGGATCAACGGGAACAtccagctcctgcagtgctgtttcTCCTAGCCCTGACTCTGCACAGACAGCTAATAGCCACTCTGCTGGCAACAGTCCAGCAATTGGAGATGAATCCAGGCAGTGTGTCTGCTCGCCTTGTAAAAGTGAAGGTTCCAGTGAGAGAGAGACTGAGGAGAGCTCTGTTTGTTCTAGGTGTTCCTGCTACAAGCCACAGAACACACAACAGAGGACTAGTGGGTGTTGCGATGGGGAATGCCCATCCACGAGCGGAGCCTGCAGGAATGGACCAAACAGCGCTGGGTCAGATTTTGCACTTAGGACTCTGCCAAACTGTGGGCCTTCGGGAGAGACAGGTGATGAGAGGACTAGTGGGAGTGCCTGTGGGCCTGCCAGTGAGGAGGAGAGCACAGGCTCACAGCGAAGGAGCTGTGAGATTGAGTATAAAGAAGAGTATCCTCGCCGACCACTCACAAGAGCTAGAAGCAAGCTGTCCCATGTCCCTCTGGTGTCAGAGTCAGGTATGACTTATGTGCATATATTAATTACTGAGTAACCTACTGTGCTGGCATGAGACAGTATTGAAAAACTGCAACACCCACAGATAATACTGAAGTTAAACGTGAAGTTATTGGTCAATAATTTTAAACTAAGTGATCAAAGGGTCATAATATTGATGGAACAGAAATGCCTGACTTCGCTGCCACAGCTAGGTAAAATAACCAATCTCTCTGAAAGAGTgccagttactttttttttttctccatgcaagtatttctgtatgtgttaTCCATACATACTAAACGGTGTTTGATTTACTCATCTGAAAACCAAATGCAACTTCTTTTGACAGCTTCTGTCTTCCTGTGAAGGCTGTTATTCATTGAAACATAAGACTGTCTCCCCCATTAAAATTCTccctttaaaaggaagaagacagCAGGTATGCTCAGATCTTATCAAGAAGGCAAAAGTTAATAACTGATACTTTATCAACCAATAAAGCAAGGCATAATTACAATTGAGCCAAGCTTGTGCACCTGCATATTGGATTCTACTTCCAAGTGTATAAGGCATGGTGATCAAACTTGTtgaaaattgtctttttattaGTTTCATGCTTCACAtcatgtaaaacaaacaaaacaataaaataaaataaaaacaaaattctgaagGGCTGGAATGAAGCCATAAATTTTGGGGGAAATTTGAAAGGGGAACTTGCCATTTCCTCGAAGTATACTTTCCAAAATAATGATTTTAGTTGGACATAGCACACTTTATAATTATCTCATATATCCAGGATTCTTTGCTGGGAATGTCTGGCAAGTAAAGTGAaaccaaaaaatgaaatatgctgGTTACAGAGCTGCATTTGTTGGAGGCAGAAAAGATTAACAACAAATTCGTATCTCTTATACACGGAATGGTTCAAACATGGTGTCCTGGTGTCTTTCCAGTTTATCTTAATGTTCCCAAGTGTTAGCAAAACCAGAATCACCTAGGATATTGTAGTCAGATGTATCTCAGATTGGAGAAATGATCTTGGTGttaaatgtctgttttctaCTTTGCCCCATTGTGACTAGTAATTAGTttacaaaaatcaaaagaaaatactctcTATCCTCATCCATTACAAAAACATAAAGTGAAGTCAGTCAGATCTAAGTATTAAATTAGATTGTCTTTCTGAAAGATACCCTCTGCTTTCATATTTCAGTTGTTAGTCAGGAAAAAGATATGTTCtgcttgtggaaaaaaatgtctgtatttcttATATTTAGCCTACACAAGCCAGAACTGTTTTCCCAACTTCATACGGTTAATGCATATGTCTTTATGCacttattttcctctttgaagCGTCAGATATTAGCTGATGCTTGAGGCAGAGTATGAGACTTCATGTGTcgtttttatcttttaaatctGTGTTCAATGCGTAGGACAGTGAGGCGTCTTCTGCCTGGCTGTTACAGTGCTTTTCTTCACTAGGATGGGATATACAACGCGTTAGAGTATAACCTGAAAACTTTTTGTTACAGagttgaaaatgttttttctataaATCGTCTAAAAATTTGCCTTGAATATGACTGGTTTCTCGTACTCTAGAATAAATGACAAAATGTCATTGTGGTTTTTGGCTTCTGTAACAATCCTATGTTTGATAGTGGaagtatgtttttttttttttttccctcctaaatTATTTACTTATATTAAACAGTGTAACaagtaaaatattaaagataatgaaattttaaaagcattatcACCACAGACAGACCAGCTCGTTGAAGGACTACTCAAGTGTGTAATTCTGATTTTTACTTCAGCAAAAATGTAAGCCACAGTATTTCTTATAATAAAGAgggtttttaaaactttcattgTTTGCATTTGTGGTGAAGCAagcttttcacattttaaaatgcatgttatGTTAAACCTTCTGTAAAGATTTCTTGGCCTTGAGCTGTACCTTGAACAGTTCAACGCAAACTTGGAAAACTTTCCCTATAAATATAGCTAGGAAGTATTTTGCTATCTGTAAATACTCTAGGAAATGTCAAAAAAGTGTTACCTGGGGATGATGATCTGTGGGTGCCACAAGTTGAGTACTTAGACATTAAATCTTTAAACCTGTGGATCCCCTAAAGCCATAGCCTGAATTCTGGAGCTCAGAAGGCCCCTGAATGTCACATGTTAATTAATAGTTTACATGTATTGGTAGAATACGATGATGTTAAGTAGGAAAAGAGATGGTTTTTAATGTTACTGATACTATAGCATGGAAAAGTTCATAGGTCTCTAATATTTTGCACCTCTTATCTTGATTGTGAATCTTTGTGAACACGGCAtgtgttttaacaaaaaagtCAAAGGAAGCTTAATTTTAGTAAAATGTGTTGTTTTGATCTGCTaatcacagaaaattaattctagggtatttttttttcccttactgtAGGAAGTAAAGGGTGGTCATCTATCATAATTTCTTCTCAAAGCTTCATCTTAAATCAAGCAGGAATTTTGTCACTGGTACATGAAATGGAGTAAGAAGCAGCTTGGGAATATCAGAGTATTTTATATCTGGACATCCTTTTTAATACTAGGAAAAACTTAGTGTAGTGACAGTTATAAAGAGCAGACTTCCAAGCAATTTGAGATTATTTCtactatttaaaacattaaagctATTTTGGTTCTTATATTTGTCAAGAATGCTCTGTTTGCTGCAGAGAACCAAGTGTATAACTTAACAAATCATCTTTAGTTCTTTTCTTGGCTTCACATTTTTCTGCGATACTGAAACTGTAGGTTCATCATTCCTATGTCTTTATCAAgagcccacccccctgccccaagtTATTTAGGTTACAGTTATATATTAGTTATGAATAATTCTGAGCAACAAACCTGGAAGTG from Falco biarmicus isolate bFalBia1 chromosome 8, bFalBia1.pri, whole genome shotgun sequence includes:
- the FBXO38 gene encoding F-box only protein 38 isoform X4, producing MPVPEAEGSCYSLSASSEGCGSVCRPLVGVHAHWYLERRRVRGHEAFSIPGVLEALQACPNLLGVETSHLELVEAIWTYMPQVHILGKFRNRNGAFPIPPENKLKIPIGAKIQTLHLVGVNVPEIPCIPMLRHLYLKWVRLTKPQPFKDFLCISLRAFVMRNCAGPTNSLKYVPLVTGLASARNLEHLELVRVPFLGGLIQHVVEDSWRSGGFRNLHTIVLGACKNALEVDLGYLIITAARRLHEVRIQPSLTKDGVFSALKMAELEFPQFETLHLGYVDEFLLQCKMTNGDLVKYGLADVVENPGIITDIGMKAVNEVFSCIKYLVIYNCPHLHNPNNWITDHSRWTRLVDLTLVRCHAIKLDSFSQFIELLPSLEFISLDQMFREPPKGCARVGLSAGTGIGVSSALVSNQNSNNDNDNNNNHQNNNNPNIHHNNHQHPNDQNEENDLRQDGQAEEQQIAAEALNEMEEVAQEEGVAAGQGQNELPGHSQAVVPMEVDEEQAGPSGIQPVVKAAPITVHDSDSEDEEENMGTSRACISNTIAQNYSDGEEKNRDPVETREPSVSGKGKTPLRKRCSANQVGQTKQFRTEESSCEKGCQVTSEQIKADMKAASDMPERNKSKDSYPGCSNATGSTGTSSSCSAVSPSPDSAQTANSHSAGNSPAIGDESRQCVCSPCKSEGSSERETEESSVCSRCSCYKPQNTQQRTSGCCDGECPSTSGACRNGPNSAGSDFALRTLPNCGPSGETGDERTSGSACGPASEEESTGSQRRSCEIEYKEEYPRRPLTRARSKLSHVPLVSESEVAKPKPRQTTKRKRTADKSTSTSDPVIEDDHVQVLTLKSKNLVGITLTNCGITDLVLKDCPKMMFIHATRCRVLKHLKVENAPVVNRFDYAQCKKLNMDQVLDQILRMPPERNRIIYLRPMQQVDTLTLEQKIFSGPYPYHICIIHEFSNPPNVRNKVRIRSWMDTIANINQELIKYEFFPEATRTDEDLKKYTKYPWGRDIYTLEGIVDGAPYSMITDFPWLRSLRTAEPNSYARYDFEDDERTTIYAPRRKGQLSADICMETIGEEISELRQMKKGVFQRVVAIFIHYCDVNGEPVEDDYI